In Camelina sativa cultivar DH55 chromosome 17, Cs, whole genome shotgun sequence, the genomic stretch cttctaTCCTTTGCTCCTCATTCATCGGGGCTGATCGTCCACTCGCCACATCCGCAACTTGAGCAACAAAACCTTTATCAACCTACACAAAACGACTCACTCACACTTATCATCCCCttattccaaaaacaaaacagccAAAGATGCAAAAACCACATCAAAGCTTGAGCCTTTAAAAGTCATATACCCTGAAGAAATGATTAGTGTTGTAGCCTCCTAAACGAACAAGCTTGAAGATGTGGTCCACTGTCTTGGGTGCAACAGTGGGATAGAATCCAAATTCAATATCTCCATAACTAGTCTGCACACCATTACCAATCCATTCCATATACCATTTAGAAAATTTCAACTTCCTCCAACATTAATTTTGCgtagaaagcaaaagaaaacaaaaaactgaattCATATTGAAGATATTGATCCTGAAGTCTAGAAACCCCCAAAACGAAGAACACCACCAAATccattatatacatatataaagcttttatttttaatgacaATCATGTCCTCAAGTTTGGTATGAAGAAGCTCTAAGGTTCAAAAGCAGTAGAGAAGAGGAGACGAGTAAATGAACCTGGAAGACGACACGAGCAGAACCAAGTTCTGGTTCATGAGACAGAGCTTTAGCTACGGAGATAATAGCTAAACAAGCCAAACCCAAGATCAAGATTCTCGTGTTCTCCATTTGCGTTTAGAAGTTGGCACCGATCTGATCAATGAGAGTTTGAAGTCAACACCGGCGGAGAAAACTTTCTGTTCGTCGTGAATCTCTTTATCCGTCGAAGACGATAACCGGAATCGTATTGGGCCCAATTTTTGTTTACCGTAGGCCCATTATCGTTTACCATCGTTTATTTAGTAAGGCCCATAATCTTATGTACAAAATAATTAGTATGAAAATTCGGCTTTATATACGGACTAACTATATAAATCCAAGAAtctgaatatttttgtttatatagtttGGTCTTAAACTTTGAATCTTGATAAACTTTTACTAACTATTGAAATTTGATATGCATTCTCCATGAATGATAAAACTAGTTGAAACTTAAACggtaaaagacaaaatatatatttttatttattgttattgcTTTAGGCATCTCAATATTAACGGTATTTGGGTGTTTGATTATTGAATGAGTTGAAAAATTGGGCAAAAAAGCATTTGTTCGTCTTCTACTTTCATGcttttgattttaggttttagttACATCAATCAACATCTAGAGTTAATGCTCCCTCGAAGAACATGATTCCCGACATATCCACGGTGCAACGGAAACATATATCGATTTCGAAAAGCTCAAAAAGAAATGCAAAATTGTTTTCtctatacagtatatataattCGACTCAACCTTATcctttcaatatattttaagatGCATACAAGATTACAAGCCCCACGGATTAAACACTCTATATTAATAAAGGGATACCTCATGCATACTAGGAAAGATATACTTTTGAGTAACATGAGTAAACAACATCAACTGCAACACGTCTTTCTAAAACATGATTTTACAAATAAATCTTCTTCAGAATTTGATTATTTCCATTTACGTATAAATGAAAGATCAAACGTGGTTAATGAAAACGACGTCCAACTAATATTACTCAGCCCTCTTTTTTGTCTactcatttttaaattttacatattaattatttatcagTTACTAATATAGTATGTACGTCActacacaaatttaaaatacgAAATCAACTTTCTTGCATATACGTACATTTTGTTATAAAAGAGttataacataataataataataataatgataataataataataataataataataataataataataataataataataataataataataataataataataataatactaataataataataatactgcAAGAAAAATGAAGGATGCCTAAATGATTTACAAAGATGCCCACTCCCTTTCAATACTTCTCCTCAATTGGGTTGCCACCTAATCCTCCAAGTTTTCTGATTTTCTAGAATAGCACATATATACGATCAGTACATTACATTATATGCTTTTTTTCGTTCTTCTTATCTTGTATATCATTGtatatgtagtatatatatatatatatgtatatgttatatGTACGTCTGTATTTATGTGTGTCAGTGTGGTAACAATGATTTGCTGTTTCTGACTTTCTGTGCTAAGCATCCGATAGAACATACATGTACACATAGCAGCGTGTGACGTGCATGTGTATATTGATATTATAAACATACAACTTGAATaagaaattaatcatataaCAAAAGACTTGACGTTATTTATATAACCGATAAATATTGTGTAAACATTTGGTTATTCTAATTCTTGCCACAATTACCAACAATATAAATTACTAACTCACACAAGAACGTGTGTAAGTCCCTCAGACGTACGATAGTAAATAaattcagaaaaagaaagaaaaattgaatgCAATGAAGCAcgaatggaaaaataaatagcTTTATTTCATTAATTGACAAAGAGAGAATAGCATTTAGCTACAGCTCCACGAATGCATGTTCTTTAGTCAGATCTAGTacaatatacataaaatatatattatagaaaaaatgacAACCCTTAAACccatcaaaaactttttttttgtccgcACTTAAAACTATAATTGATAATAAAACGAAAGAAATATAAATGTTCAAACAAGAATTAGAGAGATAGAgcgatagagagaaagagagagggagaagccAAGTGTGATATGTATACCATTTTGCTTTTAGGCGAAATGTGCGACGAGCCGCAATTAGTGAAGAAAAGTGATTAAGCTCTTACTTATCATCTCTCGTTAATCCTCCACACCACAACACGtctgatctctttctttttcttctttcttttcaatattaACCACATCCACTTTACATAtgcttttacttattttaatgtGATAATGAACGTTGTTCAACGAAAGAGCAAAAAGAACATATTGTTCAATAGATCATATAAGtaaatgataaaaagaaaacaaactgaTTTATATAAGCAAAGTAATATAGATATGAGTGGTTGGAAGAAAAGATAGGAATGGGACAAAAATaggatatatgtatatatgtgtgtttgtgtCTATGTTTATTGTTGAAGCGATGGGGAGTCATTAATGGCTGGGACTTAGAAGTTTAATAATTAGTGTATCTATAACTATAAGCATGATTCAATCATTTGAACTTGCATATTCGTTTAACCTAGCTTTAGTATGAATCCAATTATCACAATTTTCATTATATGCTTCATTTAACCATCTTGCATTTTAACTGCTAGCATTACATAACCCAAGTTAGCATTAGTTAACACAAGCAACTTCCAAGTTCCAAACCTAAATTTCTCCTAAGCCGAACTTAGATCAACATTATTgatatcaatttctttttagtAAAAGTAAACTAAAGATGAAATTATCTAATAACTTTGagattgttttgtcatttagccctcatactagtttttttttcttttcattttttggcaACGAATGTTAATGATATCTTTCCAAGCATTTTTCCAAACTTAAAAGGGACGAAGGAGATAGGGCCACCACCAACTTAAGCGTCGAGTCTAATCCAGTCAGATGCTGAGTCAGGACATGTGACTAAATCCAAGAGtctcattttataattttttgaccttttcttcttctggacaAATTTGCCTTAATTTCGTattcatcttctctttttcctGCTTCCTAATACCATTATTATTGTTCCAATTTGTATTATAGCTTTTTTTTCACTCCACCATGCGTGTTGAAACGAATAAGCAATTTTACTAATTTGGTAAGAAAACGTTAACTTCTGTTTACGTGCAAATTGTcatccattttttcttttgcaccCACCGATTTAAAGTGAACGCAACTTTTTTATTTGTGATAACCTATAAAGAAGTTCTTTACTTGTCCAATAtaaattcttcttttctttttaaatactGTTTGTCTATATCATAGTTGTTCCCATTTCCTATATGAAAAATGCCAAGATTATATAAGTCAAAGTCATAGAAACATGATAACTAATATCATAATACAAGATATGAACGTTTTCATTTCAACTCTTAGCAAGGGAGTGTCAAATGGGGAGAAAttgctatataaaaaaaaggtatatatatcaattttcctttaaaattctattaaatttgataaaattaaataacaaaacttaTACTATGTGATAAAGCAAATATAAATGCTCTGAATTTATTAAATCCGTAAACAGATGAGGCCATCGATCGTTACTCTACCAAAAGTGGCATAATATATCACACGGACGGAAAATGCAGGTTCCTAAAACAGTAAAACTACTCTGTAAAATCATCACTCAATTATTACTTAACTTAACTAGAGTACATGAGATCATATAATGAACTCGAGATTAATATTTCTAAGTCACACAACTtaccaaaagtaaaaaaaaaaaatgacgatGAACATTAAAACACAATTTGAATGTGAATTTGTGAAATCTGAAGTTCAAATTGTTGAGTTTGAGTTGATGTACACATGTAATAATTGcttaaccaaaaagaagaagaaaaaaagaaggaaaaaacacaCTCACAtgttataatagttaattttgtCTAGACTAAGCATGATTGCATTGTATAAGAATTAAGTCAAATTATGAGAACATATTTCAACATGAAAAATAGTGTTATAGTACTTTTATTAACCATCCAAACGATTGATCCATGTTTtggttaataacaaaaaaaaaagtcagtgGTGGTTAGgtgtaaaaacaataataatcttCATGACTCATTGACtaattgttaatttaaaataaggGTCCATACATAACATTATAAACATAAGAACATCATACATGTCGCTGTATCCAAACGTACCTCACAGTTTCATACAAACGTGGGCCTTGTAGCATCATAATAGAAACAGATCAGGTATACCGTACTCTCACCCATAGCCTATTACAGCCTGTTGCTTAGTAGAcaaagtcaaaactcaaaaagtaaagagttaaaaaaaaaaagagtttaaaactGACGAAGTCGTCAGGCTTGTGGAGGGGGTTATGACACTTGTCATACCGGATCTTTTTTCTTACCGCAAAACTTGGCGGCTCCGTCGTAGAACTACCGGGACAATTACAACCGTCCGATGATATATTACACTTTATTCGTCCTTATCcaattttaatcctttttttttacagcaataaaaaaaactcatccaCATTACAGGCACCACCATGTCCCAAGAAAGGAAAGAGTACAATTGCAATTTATAAACTATACTATTTGATGATAATATAAAAAGTACTccacattaaagaaaaaaatatgatgatgaaaaattgaaagttgtacttaaaattttttaattaaacaatattGTACGATTGAAGCAATATAGCTTTGGTTAGATTCAAGGTATTGGATTACACGCTTGTGTTTCAGTCTGAAGCAAAGAACTTGAAAACGTCTTATGCTTTTTCACTTTCGCTaatctccttttttatttttctcttttaattaatatttaatattcttttaGCTAAAACAGTAAAACACAGTACAAGAATAAACacacataattaattaaaaaaatgtgcacaacaacaacactgagatttttttttgggttgtctACAAAGTCCATTTTGCTTCTCCTGATTTGCAGAGGAGCTTAAACGTTAAGGTATTTGAGAGAAAGACAAGtgtaataaagagagagagagagagataagagattagtttaattaatctcttaattataccaaaataaaataaaactttctcTCATCATCCAATCCAACCAAGTCTTCTATTACAATTCTCATTCtgagttcttgttcttgttcttgttcaagATTTGTGACTTGTCTGTGTTCCAGATTTCAGGAAATGGAATCGATTTCGAGCTTCTTGTGGGTTAAAAGCTTGGATCCAATCTGAAGACAGAACCAagttttcttgattcttgagaAAGAATGTTTGGAGGTCGACCTCGTGATTCTTGTCTAGTTTCAACTCTTTTCACCATGCCAAGCCATGATAAAGAAACGCAATGGAGCTTTTTGGTTTCTGGGAAACGATCTTTTCTCAGCAACGATGAGAACGACCTTCACCTCAAGAAGATGTACAAGCTCACTACTGACTCAACAAGCCAAGGAGGAGACGATGATGGATCTTCTTCAGATTCGGGAACGGGAACGGGAACGCTTATCCCTGGGATGAACAAAGACGATTCGTTAAGCTGTTTGATTCGTTGCTCTAGAGCTGATTACTGCTCCATTGCTTCTGTGAATCGTAGCTTACGTTCTCTGATCCGAAGCGGAGAGATTTACAGACTCAGGAGGCTGCAAGGGACGCTTGAGCATTGGGTTTACTTCTCTTGCCATCTCAATGAATGGGAAGCTTTTGATCCGAGATCGAAACGGTGGATGCATTTGCCGAGTATGCCTCAGAACGAGTGTTTCAGGTACGCAGATAAAGAGTCTTTGGCTGTAGGAACTGATTTGCTTGTGTTTGGTTGGGAAGTGAGTTCTTATGTAATCTATAGATGCAGTCTTTTGACAAACTCTTGGTCTACTGGGAAGAGTATGAACATGCCTAGATGTTTGTTTGGCTCTGCTAGTTACGGGGAGATCGCGGTTTTAGCCGGTGGTTGTGACTCGAGCGGTAGGATTCTTGATACTGCTGAGATGTATAACTATGAGGATCAGACTTGGTCGGTGTTACCGGGGATGAACAAGCGTAGGAAGATGTGTTCTGGTGTGTTTATGGATGGGAAGTTTTATGTCATTGGTGGGATTGGTGTTGGGGAAGCTAATGAGCCAAAGGTTTTGACTTGTGGGGAAGAGTTTGATTTGAAGACTAGGAAATGGACTGAGATACCTGAGATGTCTCCACCGAGGTCTAACCAAGGGAACGGTATGTCAGCAGCTGCGATGGCTCCACCGCTTGTAGCGGTTGTGAATGATCAGCTTTACGCGGCTGACCATGCTGGTATGGCTGTTAGGAGGTATGATAAGGTGAACCGGGTTTGGAATCAAGTTGGGAACTTGCCTGAGCAAGCGGGTTCGATGAACGGTTGGGGTTTAGCGTTTAGAGCTTGTGGGGATCAAGTTATAGTGATTGGTGGACCAAGGGCTCCAGGTGAAGGTTTCATTGAGCTTAACTCATGGGTGCCAAGTAATGCAACACCTGAGTGGCATTTACTCGGCAAGAAACAATCAGTTAACTTCGTTTATAACTGCGCTGTAATGAGCTGTTGAGGAAGTGTAATAAAACCCGATGTAACGCACCAGGGGGAGATTGTAGCCAGACGTCTTTAACAGGGTATAAAAACACACAGGACTTTATTAGTTTAACAAATCTACAAAACGCCCCAGGGGAAACTATTGTTCTGTTACTTATTGTAATTGTGTAGTTTTCAAGTTTCCTGTTGAATGAATCCTATCTTTTGATCTTACACTTCAATGGATCTTTCTCTTTACTCTAATGATCATAATCTACTCAATTACAGCTCAGAGTGTTTCTTTAAGTGTTGAAACTGTGTGTAATCACATCTTTTAATTTGCAGAAACAGAGTAGACCACTAAATTTTTTGCTAGTTTTTATCTTTGTCGTTTTGTGCCTTCATTGGTTACCCCATTTATTAATAAACTAAttagaaaagaagataaaaacatGAAAGTATCAATCGAGTACTTTTAAGTCCAAAAAGTCTGTGAAGAATTTATTCACATTCAGTAGCAGGCAGCTGCATCAACTCTAAAAGCATATTTTTCATTCGGAGTCGAAGAATCTTCAACTATTTTGATTATGCTAAAGTACCAATGTATATAAATGATGAATTCGTCTGTTTAAATACCAATATATTATCTTTCAATTTTAATGAGATGGATGTTTTTGCAGGAGGATCATATTCGAGTAGaaattttgatgatttgatacgataacaattttttatttgaccacttcaaattttttctttttggtgaagTGGGAAAAAATGAGCCCATGATTGAGGCATTAAAAAGTAAAGCAAGGTTTTAGTGTTGGTGGAGGCTTAGTCTAGTAGCCCATTTAGGCATTTTCTCatttaattaacataattaagtCTGTTATTTTGTCGTCTAATACAACTgtaaaaatctaataaaaatgaGATATATTGCTTTTGTTGATTCCCTAATGTTTCTTCCACTAATGCAACATCAGGTTTTTATAAAAGtgaacattaaaaacaaagaatatcgatttgctttttttttttttttcttttcttgttcttgttggttAAAAGAACATTGATTTGCttattgtttatattattcTCAATGCCATTACCTCCACCACTGACCACTACTCTAAAGTCTAAAGTTAATCACCATTTCCAGATTCGAAAGTAGAAACAAATACTTAATATTTAAGTTGTTTACAAAATTAACTTTTACGAGAACAGAAAATCATATTGTCTATTGTTCTTTGAGATTACACAACTGTACTTCGAAGCCATAGTCTTGTTATATGTCGGTAATACAAAGGATATTTGGCTTTATGAAAGAAcaattatatcaaataattatgTGTGTTTGTACATATTGCACGCAAAGTGGAATTTATAATTGAGATATCTGCAAATTTATTAGCGGTGTGGTCAAGAACAATCATTCATAGATGAACAAGAGGAAActgtccaatttttttttaagaacgtATCAGCCCTTAATCGTGACTACTTGAGATAATTTCTATATGGTACGACCTATATGCATATATTATTCTTTCATAAAGCAGATTCAGCTGACTCATTCTTCTTATATCATTCAAAGTAAAATTCGCATCGTTTTTGTGGGCATTTCTCATTTGTCTAAATATTCGTATTTACaatgaattatttattttcaactttATGTTTGGACCTtccattttggatattttctatTTACGGGTTCTCAATTTTGAAATGACAATTGACACAGATTCGGGaatctattttaatattgaCACTTATTTTAGACCTTTGATCTATAGTTTCCCTTAATCCAAAACTCGGGCTTTGATCATATGTATAAAAATGGTCATTTTAATTGGAATCTCCTAGTTATTTTTGGCTATATCAATTGCTAGTTGTTTACCTTTTTTCATTAGTTGctgattaatattattttgtagccataaataattttgttgtaacCATAAGCTGGTTAACAATCGACAAGTGCATTTACCTCggtggttacaacttacaactacAACTACAACTATCTCTAGTCATCACGACTAAAGGACAAACAAACATgggatacattttttttaggttaACCAAAAACTGGTTAACAATTGTACCAATTGAAGTTGAAACGTTAAATCCTGTATAATTTTTGTGTCTACGTAAAGAGTTAAGCTTATGCATGTCAAACCTAAATTTATATCTTGCTAAACTGAAATACTCAattttcattagaaaaaaatattcgtAAGATCCTGAATGTTTGGTAGATTTTGGAAGAGcttttggttcttgtttattaGAACTCATTTTCATACTCTTAtcaagattttcaaaatttaggtTTTCTAGAATTTaagaaactattttttgttctgattttccattcaagttttaaaatttaggaaaaactttttgttgaaatttaaaatatgaagtTACTGCCATATAATATTTctattatagttttttcttttaacaatatatctatatgtatatatatatgttatagttttccatatatatatcattgtgtCATGTGTGTTTGTaaatgtatctatatatatatgatacattTGAGGAACCCTACATGGATAAAAAAAACCATACGTGGATGTATAActcatttgataatataaacattagtcgcttgaaagttgaaacatatTAGCTATGTAAAGAATATATGAAGCACCTCGGATGTATCTTcgattttaatgatttattagattcgaccaaaaaataattatatatagattatactTTTGGTGAAAATAATTCGATCGTCACATGATATTGAAATTATTTGCATAACCAACACATTGTTTGGCTGGTCCACTCACTTGAACATCGTCATTATTGTTGGGCAAAGTATGTTAATAATGCAGATGCATCATTACTTGGTCGATACAAATATGACGTACCGAAGCTCATTAGACATTAGTATTCGGTTTAACAtcctatattttataattatattgcacattcaaaaatattattattattttttttgaacgaaaCACATTcgaaaatataagattatatattttgtcgCAAAAAATCTCAAAGgacaaattgttttaaaaagtagAGTTCAGTTGAGGTATCCAGCTACCATATATCAAAATATCTCCAACTAATAAATCATGACCTAATAAAAGTTATTTGTGAATTTCACCAATTAATAGTTCTAAtaccataatatttttaaaaagatatcactttttagtcatttacgaaaaaaatagaatcaaacACCCCAAAACTTATTTATGGgagatttcttaaaaatttagaaCGTCTCCTAAATGTGTAAGACCCTTTCTAAACGTTTAAAATCCTTCTCAAACTTTTGAGTggtattttctaaaaatttctaaaatatattaagaaatgTAAGAGTTACGTAAGAATGTGAAATATCACGAGGTAGTTTCGATTTTTGCATTAAGTAGTTGCAGCTAAGTTAGACGTTGTCGAACGACGTGGGCATTTTATTCTGGTAAGTTTTCTAACCAGCCgatgaatttataaaatttcaaactAATTAACAGAGTAACCAGTCACAAGGATTTGGTGTTACAAACTAATTATGAGTATTCTAAACACAATCTTTTGCTTTCAATATTTGggtttacatttttaattttttataacacTTTGATAAATTATACTATGATGTAAAAACTAGACTTACACACAATTTGACTATAAAATAGACGTTATGATTTCATCTGATAAAAatcatgtatattattttaacatGTAAACGTAAACGTAATCTAAAGGCAAACATAAACGTTGGAGTGTGGGAAAGCATGAAACGTCTTTTGTATTTCGCTTTGA encodes the following:
- the LOC104756840 gene encoding F-box/kelch-repeat protein At1g26930-like isoform X3, which gives rise to MFGGRPRDSCLVSTLFTMPSHDKETQWSFLVSGKRSFLSNDENDLHLKKMYKLTTDSTSQGGDDDGSSSDSGTGTGTLIPGMNKDDSLSCLIRCSRADYCSIASVNRSLRSLIRSGEIYRLRRLQGTLEHWVYFSCHLNEWEAFDPRSKRWMHLPSMPQNECFSYGEIAVLAGGCDSSGRILDTAEMYNYEDQTWSVLPGMNKRRKMCSGVFMDGKFYVIGGIGVGEANEPKVLTCGEEFDLKTRKWTEIPEMSPPRSNQGNGMSAAAMAPPLVAVVNDQLYAADHAGMAVRRYDKVNRVWNQVGNLPEQAGSMNGWGLAFRACGDQVIVIGGPRAPGEGFIELNSWVPSNATPEWHLLGKKQSVNFVYNCAVMSC
- the LOC104756840 gene encoding F-box/kelch-repeat protein At1g26930-like isoform X1, whose translation is MFGGRPRDSCLVSTLFTMPSHDKETQWSFLVSGKRSFLSNDENDLHLKKMYKLTTDSTSQGGDDDGSSSDSGTGTGTLIPGMNKDDSLSCLIRCSRADYCSIASVNRSLRSLIRSGEIYRLRRLQGTLEHWVYFSCHLNEWEAFDPRSKRWMHLPSMPQNECFRYADKESLAVGTDLLVFGWEVSSYVIYRCSLLTNSWSTGKSMNMPRCLFGSASYGEIAVLAGGCDSSGRILDTAEMYNYEDQTWSVLPGMNKRRKMCSGVFMDGKFYVIGGIGVGEANEPKVLTCGEEFDLKTRKWTEIPEMSPPRSNQGNGMSAAAMAPPLVAVVNDQLYAADHAGMAVRRYDKVNRVWNQVGNLPEQAGSMNGWGLAFRACGDQVIVIGGPRAPGEGFIELNSWVPSNATPEWHLLGKKQSVNFVYNCAVMSC
- the LOC104756839 gene encoding peptidyl-prolyl cis-trans isomerase CYP23 isoform X3; the encoded protein is MENTRILILGLACLAIISVAKALSHEPELGSARVVFQTSYGDIEFGFYPTVAPKTVDHIFKLVRLGGYNTNHFFRVDKGFVAQVADVASGRSAPMNEEQRIEAEKKIVGEFSDVKHVRGTLSMGRYDDPNSAQSSFSMLLGDAPHLDRQYAVFGKVTKGDETLSKLEEVPTRREGIFVMPTERITILSTYYYG
- the LOC104756840 gene encoding F-box/kelch-repeat protein At1g26930-like isoform X2; the encoded protein is MFGGRPRDSCLVSTLFTMPSHDKETQWSFLVSGKRSFLSNDENDLHLKKMYKLTTDSTSQGGDDDGSSSDSGTGTGTLIPGMNKDDSLSCLIRCSRADYCSIASVNRSLRSLIRSGEIYRLRRLQGTLEHWVYFSCHLNEWEAFDPRSKRWMHLPSMPQNECFRCSLLTNSWSTGKSMNMPRCLFGSASYGEIAVLAGGCDSSGRILDTAEMYNYEDQTWSVLPGMNKRRKMCSGVFMDGKFYVIGGIGVGEANEPKVLTCGEEFDLKTRKWTEIPEMSPPRSNQGNGMSAAAMAPPLVAVVNDQLYAADHAGMAVRRYDKVNRVWNQVGNLPEQAGSMNGWGLAFRACGDQVIVIGGPRAPGEGFIELNSWVPSNATPEWHLLGKKQSVNFVYNCAVMSC
- the LOC104756839 gene encoding peptidyl-prolyl cis-trans isomerase CYP23 isoform X2; translated protein: MENTRILILGLACLAIISVAKALSHEPELGSARVVFQTSYGDIEFGFYPTVAPKTVDHIFKLVRLGGYNTNHFFRVDKGFVAQVADVASGRSAPMNEEQRIEAEKKIVGEFSDVKHVRGTLSMGRYDDPNSAQSSFSMLLGDAPHLDRQYAVFGKVTKGDETLSKLEEVPTRREGIFVMPTERITILSTYYYVHKEM